A window of the Fulvia fulva chromosome 3, complete sequence genome harbors these coding sequences:
- a CDS encoding Dothistromin biosynthesis peroxidase dotB — protein sequence MKFTTTQALLALAPLASAFPAAVYEALQNDPAVQARTAEILAERQLSADSATALFEANPTFSESQLIDVGPGSGHEYTAPGPNDIRGPCPGLNAFANHGFLPKSGYATITQFIDVTTNVVGMGPILAAFLAVLGAVLDGSGTAWSIGGPPPASVGGLALLGRGNGLTGSHNKYESDASPTKPDLYESGNNYETMVDQFQQLIDISPGGFVDLNTLAKHRSNRFDTQIKNNPYFFNGPFTGVLVQPAAYTFIYRFMANHSAENPVGELSYDVIKDWFGITGESGSFVANQGQERIPLNWYRRSLTAPYESTYFLADAAAAGAIYPKFFNVGGNTGTKDSFSGVDVSDLSGGLFNSASLAQGNNFACFAMQFAVQAKPDILLGPLTQLTSALGSLTSALACPQLTSIDEAQLERFPGYQKSTQDGITK from the exons ATGAAGTTCACAACAACTCAAGCGCTCCTTGCGCTGGCACCACTGGCATCTGCCTTCCCAGCTGCGGTGTACGAGGCTCTTCAGAACGACCCTGCCGTCCAGGCACGGACCGCAGAGATCCTCGCTGAGCGACAGCTCTCCGCCGACTCTGCCACTGCTCTCTTCGAGGCCAACCCCACCTTCTCCGAGAGCCAACTCATCGATGTTGGACCAGGAAGCGGTCACGAGTACACGGCTCCAGGACCTAACGACATCAGAGGTCCATGCCCTGGCCTGAACGCCTTTGCCAACCATGGCTTCCTCCCAAAGAGCGGTTATGCGACGATTACCCAGTTCATCGACGTGACAACAAATGTCGTCGGTATGGGACCTATCCTCGCAGCATTCCTGGCTGTCCTCGGTGCAGTGCTCGATGGCTCAGGCACCGCCTGGTCCATTGGTGGCCCACCACCGGCATCAGTCGGCGGACTTGCTTTGCTCGGTCGCGGCAACGGCTTGACTGGCTCGCATAACAA GTACGAGTCAGATGCATCCCCAACGAAGCCTGATCTCTACGAGAGCGGCAACAACTACGAGACCATGGTCGACCAATTCCAACAACTCATCGACATATCCCCAGGCGGCTTCGTCGACCTCAACACCCTAGCCAAGCACCGCTCAAACCGCTTCGACACCCAAATTAAGAACAACCCCTACTTCTTTAACGGCCCCTTCACCGGCGTGCTCGTCCAGCCTGCTGCCTACACGTTCATCTACCGCTTCATGGCAAACCACTCCGCAGAGAATCCAGTGGGTGAGCTCAGCTACGACGTCATCAAGGACTGGTTCGGCATCACTGGCGAGTCCGGCAGCTTCGTCGCCAACCAAGGCCAGGAGCGCATCCCTCTTAACTGGTATCGTCGCTCCCTCACCGCTCCATACGAGTCGACCTACTTCCTCGCAGACGCCGCTGCTGCCGGCGCTATCTACCCCAAGTTCTTCAACGTTGGCGGTAACACTGGTACCAAGGACTCGTTCTCCGGCGTTGACGTCTCGGATCTGAGCGGTGGTCTGTTCAACTCTGCTAGCTTGGCACAGGGTAACAACTTCGCTTGCTTTGCCATGCAGTTTGCCGTCCAGGCTAAGCCTGATATTCTGCTTGGTCCTCTTACCCAGCTCACGAGCGCTCTCGGTTCGCTCACGAGCGCGCTTGCATGCCCACAGCTTACGAGCATTGATGAGGCCCAGCTTGAGAGGTTCCCAGGTTACCAGAAGTCGACACAGGATGGCATTACGAAGTAG